One genomic window of Helicobacter canis includes the following:
- a CDS encoding glycosyltransferase has translation MGGGGIITIELALLKLYALAHYLNSSFQFAPALPPQELKQILAKAKLSISPSLLNETFGLTIVESMLSSTPALVANRPELNTTAQRFGGFVFDDLEQDLQGILDKYAKYYEDFSRKRAQSIAYILSHPYPRELFALYLQGSSLI, from the coding sequence ATGGGGGGGGGGGGCATAATAACCATTGAGCTAGCTTTACTGAAGCTTTACGCGCTTGCCCACTATCTCAACTCTTCCTTTCAATTTGCCCCTGCCCTACCCCCACAAGAGCTAAAGCAAATCCTAGCTAAAGCCAAGCTCTCTATCTCACCAAGCCTACTCAATGAGACCTTTGGGCTTACCATTGTAGAGTCTATGCTCTCTAGCACGCCAGCTCTCGTGGCAAACCGCCCCGAGCTAAACACCACAGCACAGAGATTTGGGGGCTTTGTGTTTGATGATTTAGAGCAAGATTTGCAAGGGATTTTAGATAAGTATGCTAAGTATTATGAAGATTTCTCACGCAAGCGCGCACAAAGTATCGCTTATATCCTTTCACACCCATATCCTAGAGAGCTATTTGCACTCTACTTGCAAGGATCTAGCCTTATCTAG
- a CDS encoding glycosyltransferase — MSLPKVLHLASDTFKGGAESVFRNTIEATLESKQFDIYVASCDRLPPCGIESARFLRLDDWQLYPKWRGAYKYVFNLANYKRLKAFLFTIKPDIIHTQNYLSRLSPSVLFALRAYKAKHPNAKLIYTQHGFGPCANGGLYNYAKGQICEQCIGHSKGLRIAYKNCDRRGRIYSILKALRSPFYQGALLQEKELFDTIICVGEFQRQKHIQDGWDSSKLITLTNPIETKFYNPHISLADKRDLLVFFGRLAPEKNVPLLLRAFANLIKIPRFSHYKLLIIGDGDDKPKCIELARKLIPQASPNTKILESTFSKVDSVLGIHSDDLAKFRATADRKSCSTLNFAKSPTSNTAIPRIFEEKQARRELSSRADEALFPSSRDLQQHGVAIQSLESTFEKVDSRNALFANAKSMDCHADKSARNDSELDSRADRHAEHNACNDDKNAMSEKVDSTFETMDCHANASALARNDGKNAASKKVDSRSEAPFLSLRENPQGFSWQSISAQADSKQNAQNLSKPQAVAKVDSSTEANVSKQAKLPYTFLPARSPKELAEILAKAKLTILPSLWYETFGLTIIESILAGAIPIVSDLGAMQETIENFYGKSFGFDPRQALQDSNIQSLEVCIINTLDSYESEFATLLQKREEIMQDLHSYAKKLINLYFYGGGGHNNH; from the coding sequence ATGTCGCTGCCTAAAGTCTTGCACCTAGCCTCCGACACCTTCAAAGGCGGCGCAGAAAGTGTGTTTCGCAACACCATAGAAGCCACCCTAGAATCCAAGCAGTTTGACATCTATGTCGCAAGCTGTGATAGGCTGCCGCCTTGTGGCATAGAGAGTGCGCGATTTTTGCGCCTTGATGATTGGCAGCTCTATCCTAAGTGGCGCGGGGCATATAAATATGTCTTTAATCTCGCAAATTACAAGCGGCTTAAAGCCTTTCTTTTTACGATCAAGCCAGATATTATCCACACGCAAAACTACCTTTCCCGCCTAAGCCCTAGCGTGCTTTTTGCCCTTAGAGCCTACAAGGCAAAGCACCCAAACGCAAAGCTTATCTACACACAGCACGGCTTTGGACCTTGCGCAAATGGCGGGCTATACAACTATGCCAAGGGGCAAATTTGCGAGCAATGTATAGGGCATAGCAAGGGCTTGCGCATAGCCTATAAAAACTGCGATAGAAGAGGGCGGATATACTCGATTTTAAAGGCACTGCGCTCGCCCTTTTATCAAGGAGCATTGCTGCAAGAAAAAGAGCTTTTTGACACAATCATTTGCGTGGGGGAGTTCCAGCGGCAAAAGCATATCCAAGATGGCTGGGATAGCTCTAAGCTAATCACCCTGACAAACCCCATAGAGACCAAATTCTACAACCCGCACATCTCCCTAGCAGATAAACGCGATTTGCTCGTGTTTTTTGGCAGGCTAGCCCCGGAGAAAAATGTCCCCTTGCTACTCCGCGCCTTTGCCAATCTCATCAAGATCCCGCGCTTCTCCCACTATAAGCTGCTTATCATAGGCGATGGCGATGATAAGCCAAAATGTATAGAGCTAGCTAGAAAGCTAATACCCCAAGCAAGCCCAAATACCAAAATCCTAGAATCCACTTTTTCAAAAGTAGATTCGGTCTTGGGTATCCATAGCGACGATTTAGCAAAATTTAGGGCAACCGCAGACCGCAAGTCTTGCTCTACCCTAAATTTTGCTAAAAGCCCCACTAGCAACACCGCAATTCCTAGAATCTTTGAAGAGAAACAAGCCAGACGAGAATTGTCATCGCGAGCCGATGAAGCCCTTTTCCCGTCATCGCGAGACTTGCAGCAGCACGGCGTGGCGATCCAAAGCCTAGAATCCACTTTTGAAAAAGTGGATTCTAGGAATGCCCTTTTTGCTAACGCAAAATCTATGGATTGCCACGCCGACAAGTCGGCTCGCAATGACAGCGAGTTGGATTCTAGGGCGGATCGCCACGCAGAACATAACGCTTGCAATGATGATAAAAACGCGATGAGTGAAAAAGTGGATTCTACTTTTGAGACTATGGATTGCCACGCAAACGCTAGCGCGCTTGCTCGCAATGACGGAAAAAATGCCGCTAGTAAAAAAGTGGATTCTAGGAGTGAAGCCCCCTTTCTGTCATTGCGAGAAAATCCGCAAGGATTTTCGTGGCAATCCATATCCGCACAAGCGGATTCTAAGCAAAATGCTCAAAATTTAAGCAAACCGCAGGCAGTAGCAAAAGTGGATTCTAGCACCGAAGCAAATGTAAGTAAGCAAGCAAAGCTTCCTTACACCTTCTTGCCAGCACGCTCACCCAAAGAGCTAGCAGAGATTCTAGCTAAGGCAAAGCTCACAATCCTGCCAAGCTTGTGGTATGAGACCTTTGGGCTTACAATCATAGAATCCATTTTAGCCGGCGCGATCCCCATAGTAAGCGATCTAGGGGCTATGCAAGAAACTATTGAAAATTTTTATGGCAAGAGCTTTGGCTTTGATCCGCGCCAAGCCCTACAAGATAGCAATATCCAAAGCCTAGAAGTGTGTATCATAAACACCCTAGACTCTTATGAGAGCGAGTTTGCCACCTTGCTACAAAAGCGCGAAGAGATTATGCAAGATCTCCACAGCTATGCCAAAAAGCTTATAAATCTCTATTTCTATGGGGGGGGGGGGCATAATAACCATTGA
- the wecB gene encoding non-hydrolyzing UDP-N-acetylglucosamine 2-epimerase produces the protein MQTPLESNAFTKAHILIIRSNPCDPDSRVQKIATSLAKQRAKVRVLAWDRNSAQNSRATLTPQTSHILIDRLGIKASYGVGLRNLLPLLLFQVKVLAYLWANRKTIDAIHACDLDTALPALCIAKLCKKPLIYDIFDYYVDTFNVPRILKPLIKSIETFVINHSDECIICAQSRLEQIAPSKPRSLSIIHNAPEKPAYIKPFALLDSKAKRVKIAYVGVLCHNRYLLELLELIAADPRLELHIAGFGILQDVVESYAARADNISFYGKICYEDTLALESACDIITALYDPSVPNHLYAAPNKFYESLLLGKPVVMVKGTGMSEIVEAMGIGAVIDFSLHNLKQAFISLAASNSPQLQAKRQALYKEQFAWGIMEQRLWEIYARFFPNLRKSLIAVIFGTRPEAIKLAPLIKQLESSEHFAICTITSGQHTDSMLSPILQAFAITPSYNLHIHAPHQSLESISYKLLYHLSPLLKTLEPDLLCIHGDTTTAYISALCGFYQHIPIAHIEAGLRTHNIHSPFPEEFNRQAIALIATYHFTPTNTTKAHLLNERVAQSSIFVVGNTAIDALQTTIASDFTHPLLEWLGTDKCLLLTAHRRENLGKNLARIFSAINALLESIPNLKIIYPIHPNPAIQASAQKHLKSQERLRIVPPLDVIAFHNLLHRADIILTDSGGIQEEAPALHKPVLVLRESTERVEGLEAGTLKLVGTDPSAIFEAVYELLHNQALYAAMASKKNPYGNGTSSKQITSILENLLGGAELGYRIYVFVDFSLESTFSKKDSACGLESRIAAPRCVDRPPSLISLRGLQSHDSSHTILESQSGVVQGGGTQAGFFSKAQSSKKAEPLLKVAYVAA, from the coding sequence ATGCAAACCCCACTAGAATCCAACGCATTTACCAAAGCGCATATCCTAATCATTCGCTCAAATCCTTGCGACCCAGACTCACGCGTGCAAAAAATCGCCACAAGCCTAGCCAAGCAGCGTGCTAAAGTCCGCGTGCTTGCGTGGGATAGAAATAGTGCGCAAAACTCACGCGCCACACTCACACCACAAACCTCTCATATACTCATCGATAGACTAGGCATTAAGGCTAGCTATGGTGTCGGGCTACGCAATCTCCTGCCCCTGCTACTCTTCCAAGTCAAAGTCCTTGCCTATCTCTGGGCAAATCGCAAGACAATCGATGCCATCCACGCGTGCGATTTAGACACGGCATTACCGGCATTGTGTATAGCAAAGCTGTGCAAAAAGCCCTTGATCTATGATATTTTTGACTACTATGTCGATACCTTTAATGTCCCTAGAATCCTAAAGCCACTTATAAAGTCCATAGAGACCTTTGTCATCAATCATAGCGATGAGTGCATCATCTGTGCGCAATCTCGCCTAGAGCAAATCGCCCCAAGCAAGCCCAGATCCCTAAGCATTATCCACAATGCCCCAGAAAAGCCCGCATATATTAAGCCCTTTGCTCTGCTAGATTCTAAAGCCAAGCGTGTGAAAATCGCCTATGTCGGCGTGCTATGCCACAATCGCTACTTACTTGAGCTACTAGAGCTTATAGCAGCAGATCCACGACTTGAGCTGCATATCGCTGGCTTTGGGATTTTGCAAGATGTAGTAGAGAGCTATGCCGCGCGTGCGGATAATATCAGCTTCTATGGCAAGATCTGCTATGAAGATACCCTAGCCCTAGAATCTGCTTGCGATATTATCACCGCTCTTTATGACCCAAGCGTGCCTAATCACCTCTACGCCGCGCCCAATAAATTCTACGAATCTCTCCTGCTAGGCAAGCCTGTGGTAATGGTAAAAGGCACGGGAATGAGCGAGATTGTAGAGGCTATGGGCATTGGCGCGGTGATTGACTTTAGCCTGCACAATCTCAAGCAAGCATTCATCTCCCTTGCTGCTAGCAACTCTCCCCAGCTACAAGCAAAGCGGCAAGCTCTCTATAAAGAGCAGTTTGCTTGGGGGATTATGGAGCAGCGACTCTGGGAGATTTATGCGCGATTCTTCCCCAATCTGCGCAAATCCCTAATCGCTGTCATCTTTGGCACACGCCCTGAAGCCATCAAGCTAGCCCCGCTCATCAAGCAGCTAGAATCTAGCGAGCATTTTGCGATCTGCACTATCACAAGCGGGCAGCATACAGACTCTATGCTCTCTCCCATTTTGCAAGCCTTTGCGATCACGCCTAGCTACAATCTCCATATCCACGCCCCACACCAAAGCCTAGAATCCATAAGCTATAAGCTCCTGTATCATCTCTCCCCACTGCTAAAGACCCTAGAGCCAGATCTCCTCTGTATCCACGGCGATACGACTACGGCATATATAAGCGCGCTATGTGGATTCTACCAGCATATCCCCATAGCCCATATTGAAGCAGGATTGCGCACGCATAATATCCACTCGCCTTTCCCAGAGGAGTTTAATCGCCAAGCCATAGCACTTATTGCCACCTATCACTTCACCCCCACAAACACCACCAAAGCCCACTTACTTAATGAGCGCGTTGCACAATCAAGCATTTTTGTCGTGGGCAACACCGCCATAGATGCCCTGCAAACCACCATAGCAAGCGACTTTACCCACCCACTACTAGAGTGGCTAGGGACTGATAAATGCCTTTTACTCACAGCCCATAGGAGGGAGAATCTAGGCAAGAATTTAGCGCGGATTTTTAGCGCGATCAACGCCCTGCTAGAATCTATCCCCAATCTTAAAATAATCTACCCAATCCACCCCAACCCAGCCATACAAGCCAGCGCGCAAAAGCACCTTAAATCCCAAGAGCGACTGCGTATTGTCCCACCGCTTGATGTGATTGCTTTCCACAATCTCTTGCATAGAGCAGATATTATCCTAACTGATAGCGGCGGTATCCAAGAAGAAGCCCCAGCCCTGCATAAGCCCGTGCTTGTGCTAAGAGAATCCACAGAGCGCGTAGAGGGGCTAGAAGCCGGCACGCTAAAGCTTGTGGGCACAGATCCTAGCGCGATCTTTGAAGCTGTATATGAGCTTTTGCACAATCAAGCCCTCTATGCAGCAATGGCTTCTAAGAAAAATCCTTATGGAAATGGCACAAGCTCTAAGCAAATTACTAGCATTTTAGAAAATCTCTTAGGGGGGGCAGAGCTAGGCTATAGGATCTATGTTTTTGTAGATTTTAGCCTAGAATCCACTTTTTCTAAAAAGGATTCAGCTTGTGGGCTAGAATCGCGGATTGCTGCGCCGCGCTGTGTCGATAGACCTCCAAGTCTTATCTCCTTGCGCGGCTTGCAAAGCCACGATTCTAGCCACACAATCTTAGAATCCCAAAGCGGCGTGGTGCAAGGCGGGGGCACGCAAGCAGGTTTCTTTAGTAAAGCCCAATCCTCCAAAAAAGCTGAACCACTTTTAAAGGTAGCTTATGTCGCTGCCTAA
- the groL gene encoding chaperonin GroEL (60 kDa chaperone family; promotes refolding of misfolded polypeptides especially under stressful conditions; forms two stacked rings of heptamers to form a barrel-shaped 14mer; ends can be capped by GroES; misfolded proteins enter the barrel where they are refolded when GroES binds) has protein sequence MAKEIKFSDSARNKLYEGVKQLHDAVKVTMGPRGRNVLIQKSYGAPTITKDGVSVAKEVELADPIANMGAQLVKEVASKTADAAGDGTTTATVLAHSIYKEGLRNITAGANPVEVKRGMDKAAEAIIEELKKASKKVGGKGEIAQVATISANSDEKIGNLIAEAMEKVGKDGVITVEEAKGINDELSVVEGMQFDRGYLSPYFVTNADKMNIQLENAYLLLTDKKISSMKDILPLLEATMKGGKPLLIIAEDIEGEALTTLVVNKLRGVLNVAAVKAPGFGDRRKEMLKDIAILTGGEVISDEVGLTLENAEIAHLGQAARIVIDKDNTTIVDGKGKSADVKARVAQIRTQIAETTSDYDKEKLQERLAKLSGGVAVIKVGAASEVEMKEKKDRVDDALSATKAAVEEGIVAGGGVALIRAAQKVKLKLEGDEAIGYDIIKRAIKAPLAQIAINAGYDAGVVIDKIENTKEEGYGFNAASGEYVAMFKSGIIDPLKVTRVALQNAVSVSSMLLTTEATINEIKEDKPAPAMPDMGGMGGMGGMGMM, from the coding sequence ATGGCAAAAGAAATCAAATTTAGCGATAGCGCGAGAAACAAACTCTATGAGGGAGTGAAGCAACTGCACGATGCAGTGAAAGTTACAATGGGACCACGAGGGCGCAATGTCCTTATCCAAAAGAGCTATGGCGCGCCTACAATCACCAAAGATGGCGTATCTGTGGCAAAGGAAGTCGAGCTTGCAGACCCTATCGCAAATATGGGCGCGCAGCTTGTCAAAGAAGTGGCGAGCAAGACAGCAGATGCTGCGGGTGATGGCACGACTACTGCAACTGTGCTAGCCCATAGTATCTATAAAGAGGGCTTGAGAAATATCACTGCTGGGGCAAACCCTGTGGAAGTTAAGCGCGGTATGGATAAGGCTGCTGAAGCGATCATAGAAGAGCTTAAAAAGGCTAGCAAAAAAGTCGGTGGCAAGGGTGAGATCGCCCAAGTAGCGACAATCTCTGCAAACTCCGATGAGAAAATCGGCAACCTAATCGCAGAAGCTATGGAAAAAGTCGGCAAAGATGGCGTGATCACCGTGGAAGAAGCTAAAGGGATCAATGATGAGCTAAGTGTGGTAGAGGGTATGCAGTTTGACCGCGGCTACTTAAGCCCATATTTTGTAACCAACGCGGATAAGATGAATATCCAGCTAGAGAACGCGTATTTGCTACTTACAGATAAGAAAATCTCATCGATGAAAGATATTCTTCCGCTGCTTGAAGCGACTATGAAAGGCGGCAAGCCGCTGCTTATCATCGCAGAAGATATTGAGGGAGAGGCTCTTACGACTTTGGTCGTCAATAAATTGCGTGGTGTGCTAAATGTCGCAGCGGTGAAGGCTCCGGGCTTTGGCGATAGGAGAAAAGAAATGCTAAAAGACATCGCAATCCTTACAGGTGGCGAAGTCATCAGCGATGAAGTGGGACTCACGCTAGAGAACGCAGAGATCGCACACCTTGGGCAAGCTGCTCGAATCGTCATCGATAAAGACAACACAACCATAGTCGATGGCAAGGGCAAGAGTGCTGATGTCAAAGCCAGAGTGGCGCAAATCCGCACACAAATCGCAGAGACCACAAGCGATTATGACAAAGAAAAGCTCCAAGAGCGGCTAGCCAAACTTAGCGGCGGTGTAGCGGTGATCAAAGTGGGTGCGGCTAGCGAAGTAGAGATGAAAGAGAAAAAGGACCGCGTAGATGACGCGCTCTCTGCGACAAAAGCTGCGGTAGAAGAAGGCATTGTAGCAGGTGGTGGCGTGGCTCTTATCCGCGCGGCGCAAAAGGTCAAGCTAAAGCTTGAAGGCGATGAAGCAATCGGCTATGACATCATCAAGCGCGCTATTAAAGCTCCTTTGGCACAAATCGCTATCAACGCGGGCTATGACGCAGGCGTGGTGATTGATAAAATCGAAAACACCAAAGAAGAAGGCTATGGCTTCAATGCCGCAAGTGGCGAGTATGTAGCGATGTTTAAATCAGGTATCATCGATCCTTTGAAAGTTACGCGAGTAGCACTGCAAAATGCCGTGTCTGTCTCAAGTATGCTACTTACCACAGAGGCGACAATCAATGAGATCAAAGAGGACAAGCCTGCTCCAGCTATGCCAGATATGGGCGGTATGGGTGGAATGGGCGGTATGGGAATGATGTAA
- a CDS encoding S8 family serine peptidase: MKKYVIALCIGVLPLVLSASELIHILEKSWKLINLDEAYKENPGIDGSGVNLGVIDSAFSPNHPSLAGKDVGLINGISSNVKEWHGTHVAGIAIGAMQGDRNPHGIAYNGRYYGLGKNNPSLTYTGNLYEDVKNWNVKIINNSWVARWYPLNNRYYADSGYAVIDKNSGTISADYYFNTLLEWRINQEETSTGRRTPHVTLDLIRLSKEKDMLNVMAAGNEGKITPAATAVAPSYDEAVRAWLVVGALDARGITIDEKTKHITIMSGKCSGNANAECNGAASYSNAFKGAALYAITAPGSNIDSANANFSSAGGNNTAACDGDNKEEFCAMSGTSQATPMVSGAAMLVQQKFGFLGGAQLADVLLTTANNNYTAPKITIKAMPTSSGKYTSFNIIYIDNEPPMKNGKIDRDKVRQDLKGLGYTDSEIDKMFNNLSKTDQARDDAEAIIKLSKEEVFGQGILDVQKALKGLARLDVNRMGKNSVEHFEGENQAFYTIDTKGLSGEFSNDIDQRLWEDKWHTEGAWNSPKEELKDIKKAGLIKVGAGKLTLSGTNTYEGATRVLQGVLELSKSGKLVKSNAYAENAGVLLLSGGVIEKNAYAKDSGIVHIENSATIKGTTYAENGGVIQLGSVINGTNTSGATLATSGVKLTNGGVLAGSGSIATGSEIQASTSKVENLGGVVMAGFGAAPITSLSQNTLTINGSYTQDSNAKLQIAFSGNLNSKLEANSYDIQGGTLEFVPIYSGEGSLLTAGKTIQLDLGSLKNHTDKFDTILPKSNNVLDFTYDHAKQTLSTTLRADAFKPSGDSTMGETLKDIFQDPSLSKDYQDYFGAITNAASPLYQASLDSLAENAPLQAMQDTLTLQESLSINSLAFLADSTIASPMPLAYRKLPRLAAVAGTNMLQTKLLADIASSFGAKKNEVSFSTNYTHFAHSSYRSNAVSTTLQAKRTMSDSLIIGGFLDFTTNQAKHTYTQASANAFSLGGSAIWDLKHISVISALSAGLGANSTTRSIIASPQSLQSSFMQYLLNAQVGIARDFAIKSVVFKPMALLNYSLVAQGSYAEQGGIFAKSYASATYNTLGSSLGLHIGYAKSLESISFSVNGFGFYTLRLLTNLQSQSSFSDFSHLWFSQNHQLSMHGFYGGLNAQINYKRYFARLGLASQVGADYYSINANASVGLYF; this comes from the coding sequence ATGAAAAAGTATGTGATAGCCCTTTGTATAGGTGTCTTACCGCTTGTGCTAAGTGCTAGTGAGCTGATCCATATCCTTGAAAAATCGTGGAAACTTATCAACCTTGATGAAGCCTACAAGGAAAATCCGGGCATAGATGGCAGTGGCGTGAATCTTGGCGTGATAGATTCTGCCTTTAGCCCAAATCACCCGAGTTTAGCCGGTAAAGATGTGGGGCTAATCAATGGTATTTCTTCTAATGTAAAGGAGTGGCACGGCACTCATGTCGCTGGCATTGCCATTGGTGCGATGCAAGGTGATAGGAATCCGCACGGCATTGCCTATAATGGCAGATATTATGGGCTTGGCAAAAATAATCCAAGCTTAACCTATACGGGCAATTTATATGAAGATGTAAAGAATTGGAATGTCAAAATCATCAATAATAGCTGGGTAGCTAGGTGGTATCCGCTCAATAATCGTTACTATGCAGATTCTGGCTATGCTGTCATTGATAAAAATAGCGGGACAATTAGTGCGGATTATTATTTCAACACGCTTTTAGAGTGGAGGATTAACCAAGAAGAAACTTCCACAGGCAGGAGAACCCCACATGTTACTCTAGACCTTATCCGCCTATCTAAAGAAAAAGATATGCTAAATGTTATGGCAGCTGGGAATGAGGGTAAGATCACCCCTGCTGCCACAGCGGTGGCTCCAAGCTATGATGAAGCCGTGCGTGCGTGGCTTGTGGTAGGGGCTTTAGACGCACGGGGGATAACCATTGATGAGAAAACAAAGCATATTACTATTATGAGTGGTAAATGTAGTGGTAACGCTAATGCAGAGTGCAATGGTGCGGCAAGTTATAGCAATGCCTTTAAAGGCGCAGCACTCTATGCGATTACGGCTCCGGGTAGCAATATAGATTCTGCGAATGCGAATTTTTCTAGTGCAGGGGGAAACAATACGGCTGCTTGCGATGGGGATAACAAGGAAGAGTTTTGTGCGATGAGTGGGACATCGCAAGCTACGCCTATGGTAAGCGGGGCGGCAATGCTCGTGCAGCAGAAATTTGGCTTTTTAGGTGGGGCACAGCTTGCTGATGTGCTGCTTACTACGGCGAACAATAACTACACTGCACCAAAAATTACTATTAAAGCTATGCCAACATCAAGTGGTAAATACACTTCCTTTAATATCATTTATATTGATAATGAACCACCTATGAAAAATGGCAAAATAGATAGAGATAAAGTAAGGCAGGATTTGAAAGGGCTAGGCTATACAGATAGCGAGATTGACAAAATGTTCAATAATCTTAGCAAGACAGATCAAGCCCGCGATGATGCCGAAGCAATTATCAAGCTTAGCAAAGAAGAAGTCTTTGGGCAGGGGATCTTAGATGTGCAAAAAGCTTTAAAAGGCTTAGCACGACTTGATGTCAATCGTATGGGTAAAAATAGCGTAGAGCATTTTGAGGGAGAGAATCAAGCCTTTTATACCATTGATACAAAGGGGCTAAGCGGTGAGTTTAGCAACGATATAGATCAGCGATTATGGGAAGATAAATGGCACACAGAGGGTGCGTGGAACTCGCCTAAAGAAGAGCTAAAAGACATCAAAAAAGCAGGGCTTATCAAAGTAGGAGCTGGGAAGCTAACCTTAAGCGGGACAAACACCTATGAAGGTGCGACACGCGTCCTGCAAGGTGTGCTAGAGCTAAGTAAAAGCGGCAAGCTAGTAAAGAGCAATGCCTATGCGGAAAACGCTGGAGTCTTGCTCCTAAGTGGCGGTGTGATAGAGAAAAACGCCTATGCCAAAGACTCTGGGATCGTGCATATTGAAAATAGCGCAACAATTAAAGGCACGACCTATGCGGAAAATGGCGGAGTAATCCAGCTAGGCTCTGTGATAAATGGCACAAACACAAGCGGCGCGACACTTGCTACTTCTGGTGTCAAGCTCACAAATGGTGGAGTCTTAGCTGGCTCTGGCAGCATAGCCACAGGAAGTGAGATACAAGCAAGCACAAGCAAGGTGGAGAATCTAGGCGGTGTTGTGATGGCAGGATTTGGAGCTGCGCCTATCACAAGCCTTTCACAAAACACCCTTACAATCAATGGCTCTTATACGCAGGATTCTAATGCAAAGCTGCAAATCGCCTTTAGCGGCAATCTCAACTCTAAGCTAGAAGCAAATAGCTACGACATACAAGGCGGCACACTAGAATTTGTCCCCATATATAGCGGCGAGGGTAGCTTGCTCACCGCTGGGAAAACAATACAGCTAGATCTAGGCTCACTCAAAAATCATACTGATAAATTTGACACTATTTTGCCAAAGAGCAATAATGTCCTAGATTTTACTTATGATCACGCCAAGCAAACCCTAAGCACCACATTGAGAGCTGATGCGTTTAAGCCAAGTGGGGATTCTACGATGGGCGAGACATTGAAAGATATTTTCCAAGACCCTAGCCTATCAAAAGACTACCAAGACTACTTTGGCGCGATCACAAACGCTGCTAGCCCATTGTATCAAGCAAGCCTTGATAGCCTTGCAGAAAACGCCCCGCTCCAAGCTATGCAAGACACACTTACACTTCAAGAAAGTCTCTCTATCAATAGCCTTGCGTTTTTGGCGGACTCTACGATTGCAAGCCCTATGCCACTAGCCTACCGCAAGCTCCCAAGACTTGCAGCTGTGGCTGGCACAAATATGCTGCAGACAAAGCTGCTTGCAGACATTGCTAGTAGCTTTGGGGCTAAGAAAAATGAAGTGTCCTTTAGCACCAACTACACGCATTTTGCCCATAGCTCCTACCGCTCTAATGCTGTCTCCACCACTCTCCAAGCAAAGCGCACAATGAGCGATAGTCTCATAATCGGCGGCTTTTTAGACTTCACAACCAATCAAGCCAAGCACACCTACACGCAAGCTAGCGCGAATGCCTTTTCTCTAGGTGGTAGCGCGATATGGGATTTGAAGCATATAAGCGTGATAAGCGCGCTTAGTGCTGGGCTTGGGGCAAACTCCACTACGCGATCTATCATCGCTTCTCCACAAAGCTTGCAAAGCTCCTTTATGCAGTATCTGCTAAATGCGCAAGTTGGGATCGCTAGGGATTTTGCTATCAAATCAGTGGTATTTAAGCCTATGGCACTGCTCAACTACTCTCTAGTCGCGCAAGGCAGCTACGCCGAGCAGGGCGGTATCTTTGCCAAATCGTATGCGAGCGCGACTTACAATACACTAGGCTCTAGTCTAGGCTTGCATATCGGCTATGCTAAGTCGCTAGAGTCTATCAGCTTTAGTGTCAATGGATTTGGATTCTACACCTTGCGGCTTTTGACAAACTTGCAGAGTCAAAGCTCTTTTAGCGATTTTTCGCATTTGTGGTTTAGCCAAAATCATCAGCTAAGTATGCATGGATTTTATGGCGGACTTAATGCGCAGATAAACTATAAGCGATATTTCGCGCGGCTTGGGCTAGCTTCACAAGTAGGCGCAGACTACTACTCTATCAATGCCAATGCAAGCGTGGGACTATATTTCTAG